A genome region from Musa acuminata AAA Group cultivar baxijiao chromosome BXJ3-5, Cavendish_Baxijiao_AAA, whole genome shotgun sequence includes the following:
- the LOC135638141 gene encoding ABC transporter C family member 3-like isoform X2 translates to MDLLLEESHGMSASVSLTALINVRGVLGLFLEPVLLLYGISAACHLCFLLVLSALWLHRCCDSGKDFHRGVAKSKFLYYRLVLFTSLSLGLFHLPTCILSYFWYQHDDRLLAIEVGLAIRTAAWFAMIAYLHLEFSSSSEDRFPTFLRVWWGLFLLLSCSGLVVDILYFKKHKFQKTHQLVFDFCSILAGLTFNYAGFYGKRILEEKTNHEEPLLNGRNINGSSTVSGAGYAAISQFENAGILSTLSFSWVSPLLSVGHRKTLDLKDIPQLASDDNVHTVFPIFKSKLESYTSANANSMITSFMLAKALIFSVWGHLLLATSSALLSTVASFVGPYLIGYLVRYLSGDRQFENQGYLLVLAFILSNLVEGFCSRYESFIFQQVFIRLRASLVSMIYQKGLTLSSRSRQCRTSGEIINYMTIDAPRVSSFSYHMLHLLSVPVHVILALLILYPQMGLASLIGIAATFIVMLINVPIAKLEQNYIGKIMESKDRRMKATTEILRNMRILKLQAWEMKFLSKIMELRKTEISWLWKIAYVSAAAIFIFSCSSIFVAVVAFGACILLRIPLGTGKILTALATFRTLQNPIFAIPNTITMLVQTKVSLDRISSFLCLEDLQPNVVEKLPRGSSEVAIKVSNGNFVWDTSSKTPTLKDLNFQVLKGMRVAVCGTVGSGKSSLLSCILGEVSKISGTVKLCGTTAFVSQSPWIQSGSIRDNIIFGKEMDIDKYDSVLEACSLKKDLDIMPNGDQTVIGERGINLSGGQKQRVQIARAIYHDADVYMFDDPFSAVDAHTGSHLFKECLLGFLSSKTVVYVTHQVEFLPSADLILVIRDGRIVQAGKYNEIINSGTEFRELVGSHMEALAAHNMIKHTSNTSSDSIQGGPSASKSSVPVPQQAELKDTENGPSDEVRPRGQLVQEEERETGRVGFLIYWRYITMAYKGALVPLILFSQILFQVLQICSNYWMALESPLSDDLEPPVSGTMLISVYVALVVGSSACILIRTLLLVIAGYKTATMLFNKMHMCIFRAPMSFFDSTPTGRILNRVSADQGGVDTGISLQIELFAFSIIHLLGIISVMSQVAWPVLVIFIPVVATCIWYQQYYISTARELSRLIGVCRAPVIQHFAESMSGSISVRSFGQEKEFVNTNYNLTNDLSRLQFHSTGAMQWLCFRLDMLSSLTFAFSLIFLISMPEGVIDPGIAGLAVTYGLSLNMIQTWVIRNLCQLENGIISVERILQYTNIPSEPPLVIDENRPDHIWPSKGEIDLLSLQVRYGLDMPFILRGLTCTLPGGKKIGIVGRTGSGLHDLRSRLSIIPQDPIMFEGTVRSNLDPLEEYTDEQIWEALDCCQLGEEIRNKELKLDSEVTENGENWSVGQRQLVCLGRVILRKSKILVLDEATASVDTTTDIIIQKTLRQQFSESTVITIAHRITSVIDSDIVILLDNGVIVEIDSPTKLLENKSSLFAKLVSEYTTRFYDASRQ, encoded by the exons ATGGACTTGCTCCTGGAAGAAAGCCATGGTATGTCTGCCAGCGTCTCACTCACTGCCTTAATTAATGTGCGCGGGGTTCTCGGGTTATTCTTAGAACCTGTATTGCTACTCTATGGAATCTCTGCTGCTTGTCACCTTTGCTTTTTGCTTGTGCTGTCTGCTCTTTGGCTCCACCGGTGTTGTGATTCTGGCAAAGACTTCCACAGGGGAGTTGCGAAAAGCAAATTCTTGTATTACAGATTAGTCCTTTTCACTTCCCTGAGCTTGGGTTTGTTTCATCTCCCAACGTGCATTTTGAGCTACTTCTGGTATCAGCATGATGACCGACTTCTCGCTATCGAAGTTGGTTTGGCTATCAGAACAGCTGCATGGTTTGCCATGATTGCTTATTTGCATCTTGAATTCAGCAGTTCAAGTGAGGATAGGTTTCCAACATTCCTTAGGGTTTGGTGGGGTCTTTTCTTGCTGTTATCCTGTTCTGGCCTTGTTGTGGACATTCTTTACTTCAAGAAGCATAAATTTCAGAAGACCCATCAGTTGGTGTTTGACTTCTGTTCAATTCTAGCTGGATTGACCTTTAACTATGCCGGATTCTATGGTAAGAGGATTCTGGAAGAGAAAACTAATCATGAGGAAcctctcttgaatggtcgtaatatCAATGGATCTTCCACTGTGAGTGGGGCTGGCTATGCTGCCATCTCACAATTCGAAAATGCTGGCATACTGAGTACCCTTTCCTTCTCCTGGGTCAGTCCTTTGCTTTCTGTTGGTCACAGAAAGACTTTAGACCTCAAAGATATTCCACAATTAGCTAGTGATGATAATGTTCATACCGTCTTCCCAATATTCAAAAGTAAACTTGAATCTTATACTAGCGCTAATGCCAATAGTATGATTACCTCATTTATGTTGGCAAAGGCATTAATCTTCTCTGTCTGGGGACACCTTTTGTTGGCAACTTCTAGTGCACTCTTGTCCACTGTGGCTTCATTTGTTGGCCCCTATCTCATTGGTTACCTTGTTCGATACCTCAGTGGTGATCGACAATTTGAAAATCAAGGGTACCTTCTGGTTCTGGCGTTCATTCTGTCAAATCTTGTTGAGGGTTTTTGTAGTAGGTATGAGAGTTTCATATTTCAACAGGTTTTTATCAGACTCAGGGCCTCCCTTGTTTCCATGATCTACCAAAAGGGTCTTACTCTCTCTAGTCGCTCAAGACAATGTCGAACCAGTGGGGAAATCATAAATTACATGACTATTGATGCTCCAAGGGTTAGTTCTTTCAGCTACCACATGCTTCATCTGTTATCGGTCCCAGTGCATGTTATTCTGGCCTTGTTAATCTTATATCCTCAAATGGGGCTTGCTTCACTAATCGGCATAGCGGCCACCTTTATTGTAATGTTGATAAATGTTCCCATAGCCAAGCTAGAACAGAATTACATAGGAAAGATTATGGAGTCTAAAGATCGTAGAATGAAGGCTACAACAGAGATCTTGAGGAATATGAGAATTCTCAAGCTTCAAGCTTGGGAAATGaagttcttatccaaaataatggaACTGAGGAAAACTGAGATAAGTTGGTTGTGGAAGATTGCTTATGTATCAGCTGCTGCAATTTTTATCTTCTCCTGTTCATCAATTTTTGTTGCAGTAGTTGCCTTTGGAGCTTGCATACTTTTGAGGATACCATTGGGAACAGGAAAGATTCTAACAGCACTTGCAACTTTTAGGACATTGCAAAATCCCATTTTTGCTATTCCAAATACAATCACAATGTTAGTTCAGACCAAAGTTTCTCTTGATAGAATATCATCATTCCTCTGCCTTGAGGATTTGCAACCAAATGTTGTAGAGAAGCTCCCACGAGGTAGCTCAGAGGTAGCTATCAAAGTTAGCAATGGTAATTTCGTGTGGGATACCTCCTCTAAAACTCCTACTCTGAAAGATCTAAATTTCCAAGTGTTGAAAGGAATGAGGGTCGCTGTTTGTGGAACTGTTGGTTCCGGTAAATCAAGCTTGCTGTCTTGCATTCTTGGTGAAGTCTCAAAAATTTCTGGAACTGTCAAGTTATGTGGTACAACAGCTTTTGTCTCCCAGTCACCGTGGATTCAAAGTGGTAGCATTCGAGACAATATAATTTTCGGAAAGGAAATGGACATAGACAAATATGACAGTGTCCTAGAAGCTTGTTCTTTGAAGAAGGATTTGGATATCATGCCTAATGGTGACCAGACAGTTATAGGAGAAAGAGGCATAAATCTTAGCGGAGGACAAAAGCAACGGGTACAAATTGCCCGTGCCATATACCATGATGCTGACGTTTATATGTTTGATGATCCATTCAGTGCTGTTGATGCCCACACAGGATCTCATCTCTTTAAG gaatgtttgcttggatttttatctTCAAAGACAGTGGTCTATGTCACACACCAGGTGGAGTTTTTACCTTCAGCTGACCTTATCCTG GTCATAAGAGATGGAAGGATTGTACAAGCAGGAAAGTACAATGAGATAATTAACTCAGGAACAGAGTTCAGGGAACTGGTTGGTTCTCATATGGAAGCTTTGGCTGCACATAACATGATAAAACATACTTCCAACACTTCAAGTGACTCTATTCAAGGTGGTCCTTCTGCCTCAAAATCTAGTGTACCTGTTCCTCAACAAGCAGAATTGAAGGATACAGAAAATGGTCCATCAGATGAAGTTAGGCCGAGGGGTCAacttgttcaagaagaagagagggagacaGGCAGAGTGGGGTTTCTGATTTATTGGAGGTATATTACAATGGCATATAAAGGGGCACTTGTTCCGTTAATATTATTTTCCCAAATTCTTTTTCAAGTCCTTCAGATATGTAGCAATTATTGGATGGCTTTGGAGTCTCCTCTGTCAGATGACTTAGAACCTCCTGTAAGTGGCACAATGCTTATATCTGTATATGTAGCATTGGTTGTTGGGAGCTCTGCTTGTATCCTCATAAGAACCCTACTTCTCGTAATTGCTGGATATAAGACTGCAACAATGCTATTTAATAAGATGCACATGTGCATTTTTCGTGCACCCATGTCATTCTTTGATTCCACCCCTACTGGgcgtattttgaataga GTGTCAGCTGATCAAGGTGGAGTAGATACAGGCATTTCTCTCCAAATTGAATTATTTGCATTCTCAATTATACATCTTCTGGGGATTATTTCAGTCATGTCACAGGTTGCATGGCCAGTTTTGGTCATCTTTATTCCTGTGGTTGCGACTTGTATTTGGTATCAG CAATACTACATATCTACTGCACGAGAACTATCAAGGTTGATTGGGGTTTGCAGAGCTCCTGTAATCCAACATTTTGCAGAATCAATGTCGGGATCAATTTCAGTTAGAAGCTTTGGTCAGGAAAAAGAGTTTGTGAACACTAACTATAATCTGACAAATGATCTCTCTCGACTTCAATTCCATAGTACAGGTGCTATGCAATGGCTTTGTTTTCGTCTCGATATGTTGTCATCCCTTACATTTGCCTTCTCTCTGATATTTCTGATCAGCATGCCAGAAGGTGTAATCGATCCTG GTATTGCTGGCCTTGCAGTGACATATGGGCTTAGTctgaatatgatacaaacatgggTCATCCGGAATCTGTGCCAGCTTGAAAATGGAATTATTTCTGTGGAGAGAATACTACAGTATACAAACATTCCTAGTGAACCACCTCTTGTCATAGATGAAAACAGACCTGATCATATCTGGCCATCAAAGGGGGAAATAGACCTTCTTAGCTTGCAG GTTCGTTATGGCCTCGACATGCCTTTTATTTTAAGGGGTCTCACTTGCACTCTTCCTGGAGGTAAAAAGATTGGAATTGTTGGAAGAACTGGAAGTG GGCTGCATGACCTGAGATCCAGATTAAGCATTATCCCGCAAGATCCAATTATGTTTGAGGGAACTGTGCGTAGCAACCTAGACCCACTTGAAGAATATACAGATGAGCAGATATGGGAG GCACTGGATTGCTGTCAACTTGGAGAAGAGATTAGAAATAAGGAATTGAAGCTCGACTCTGAAG TAACTGAAAACGGTGAGAATTGGAGTGTAGGCCAGCGCCAGCTTGTCTGTTTAGGCAGGGTAATCTTGAGAAAAAGCAAGATACTGGTTCTGGATGAAGCAACTGCCTCAGTAGATACTACTACTGATATCATAATTCAGAAAACCCTAAGGCAGCAGTTCTCGGAATCAACAGTTATAACGATAGCTCATCGGATAACTTCTGTAATTGACAGTGATATTGTCATATTACTTGATAATG GAGTGATTGTTGAAATTGACAGTCCGACAAAATTGTTAGAAAACAAGTCATCCTTGTTTGCGAAGCTCGTCTCTGAATACACTAcaag ATTCTATGATGCATCTCGACAATGA
- the LOC135638141 gene encoding ABC transporter C family member 3-like isoform X1 encodes MDLLLEESHGMSASVSLTALINVRGVLGLFLEPVLLLYGISAACHLCFLLVLSALWLHRCCDSGKDFHRGVAKSKFLYYRLVLFTSLSLGLFHLPTCILSYFWYQHDDRLLAIEVGLAIRTAAWFAMIAYLHLEFSSSSEDRFPTFLRVWWGLFLLLSCSGLVVDILYFKKHKFQKTHQLVFDFCSILAGLTFNYAGFYGKRILEEKTNHEEPLLNGRNINGSSTVSGAGYAAISQFENAGILSTLSFSWVSPLLSVGHRKTLDLKDIPQLASDDNVHTVFPIFKSKLESYTSANANSMITSFMLAKALIFSVWGHLLLATSSALLSTVASFVGPYLIGYLVRYLSGDRQFENQGYLLVLAFILSNLVEGFCSRYESFIFQQVFIRLRASLVSMIYQKGLTLSSRSRQCRTSGEIINYMTIDAPRVSSFSYHMLHLLSVPVHVILALLILYPQMGLASLIGIAATFIVMLINVPIAKLEQNYIGKIMESKDRRMKATTEILRNMRILKLQAWEMKFLSKIMELRKTEISWLWKIAYVSAAAIFIFSCSSIFVAVVAFGACILLRIPLGTGKILTALATFRTLQNPIFAIPNTITMLVQTKVSLDRISSFLCLEDLQPNVVEKLPRGSSEVAIKVSNGNFVWDTSSKTPTLKDLNFQVLKGMRVAVCGTVGSGKSSLLSCILGEVSKISGTVKLCGTTAFVSQSPWIQSGSIRDNIIFGKEMDIDKYDSVLEACSLKKDLDIMPNGDQTVIGERGINLSGGQKQRVQIARAIYHDADVYMFDDPFSAVDAHTGSHLFKECLLGFLSSKTVVYVTHQVEFLPSADLILVIRDGRIVQAGKYNEIINSGTEFRELVGSHMEALAAHNMIKHTSNTSSDSIQGGPSASKSSVPVPQQAELKDTENGPSDEVRPRGQLVQEEERETGRVGFLIYWRYITMAYKGALVPLILFSQILFQVLQICSNYWMALESPLSDDLEPPVSGTMLISVYVALVVGSSACILIRTLLLVIAGYKTATMLFNKMHMCIFRAPMSFFDSTPTGRILNRVSADQGGVDTGISLQIELFAFSIIHLLGIISVMSQVAWPVLVIFIPVVATCIWYQQYYISTARELSRLIGVCRAPVIQHFAESMSGSISVRSFGQEKEFVNTNYNLTNDLSRLQFHSTGAMQWLCFRLDMLSSLTFAFSLIFLISMPEGVIDPGIAGLAVTYGLSLNMIQTWVIRNLCQLENGIISVERILQYTNIPSEPPLVIDENRPDHIWPSKGEIDLLSLQVRYGLDMPFILRGLTCTLPGGKKIGIVGRTGSGKSTLIQTIFRIIDPTVGHIFIDGIDISTIGLHDLRSRLSIIPQDPIMFEGTVRSNLDPLEEYTDEQIWEALDCCQLGEEIRNKELKLDSEVTENGENWSVGQRQLVCLGRVILRKSKILVLDEATASVDTTTDIIIQKTLRQQFSESTVITIAHRITSVIDSDIVILLDNGVIVEIDSPTKLLENKSSLFAKLVSEYTTRFYDASRQ; translated from the exons ATGGACTTGCTCCTGGAAGAAAGCCATGGTATGTCTGCCAGCGTCTCACTCACTGCCTTAATTAATGTGCGCGGGGTTCTCGGGTTATTCTTAGAACCTGTATTGCTACTCTATGGAATCTCTGCTGCTTGTCACCTTTGCTTTTTGCTTGTGCTGTCTGCTCTTTGGCTCCACCGGTGTTGTGATTCTGGCAAAGACTTCCACAGGGGAGTTGCGAAAAGCAAATTCTTGTATTACAGATTAGTCCTTTTCACTTCCCTGAGCTTGGGTTTGTTTCATCTCCCAACGTGCATTTTGAGCTACTTCTGGTATCAGCATGATGACCGACTTCTCGCTATCGAAGTTGGTTTGGCTATCAGAACAGCTGCATGGTTTGCCATGATTGCTTATTTGCATCTTGAATTCAGCAGTTCAAGTGAGGATAGGTTTCCAACATTCCTTAGGGTTTGGTGGGGTCTTTTCTTGCTGTTATCCTGTTCTGGCCTTGTTGTGGACATTCTTTACTTCAAGAAGCATAAATTTCAGAAGACCCATCAGTTGGTGTTTGACTTCTGTTCAATTCTAGCTGGATTGACCTTTAACTATGCCGGATTCTATGGTAAGAGGATTCTGGAAGAGAAAACTAATCATGAGGAAcctctcttgaatggtcgtaatatCAATGGATCTTCCACTGTGAGTGGGGCTGGCTATGCTGCCATCTCACAATTCGAAAATGCTGGCATACTGAGTACCCTTTCCTTCTCCTGGGTCAGTCCTTTGCTTTCTGTTGGTCACAGAAAGACTTTAGACCTCAAAGATATTCCACAATTAGCTAGTGATGATAATGTTCATACCGTCTTCCCAATATTCAAAAGTAAACTTGAATCTTATACTAGCGCTAATGCCAATAGTATGATTACCTCATTTATGTTGGCAAAGGCATTAATCTTCTCTGTCTGGGGACACCTTTTGTTGGCAACTTCTAGTGCACTCTTGTCCACTGTGGCTTCATTTGTTGGCCCCTATCTCATTGGTTACCTTGTTCGATACCTCAGTGGTGATCGACAATTTGAAAATCAAGGGTACCTTCTGGTTCTGGCGTTCATTCTGTCAAATCTTGTTGAGGGTTTTTGTAGTAGGTATGAGAGTTTCATATTTCAACAGGTTTTTATCAGACTCAGGGCCTCCCTTGTTTCCATGATCTACCAAAAGGGTCTTACTCTCTCTAGTCGCTCAAGACAATGTCGAACCAGTGGGGAAATCATAAATTACATGACTATTGATGCTCCAAGGGTTAGTTCTTTCAGCTACCACATGCTTCATCTGTTATCGGTCCCAGTGCATGTTATTCTGGCCTTGTTAATCTTATATCCTCAAATGGGGCTTGCTTCACTAATCGGCATAGCGGCCACCTTTATTGTAATGTTGATAAATGTTCCCATAGCCAAGCTAGAACAGAATTACATAGGAAAGATTATGGAGTCTAAAGATCGTAGAATGAAGGCTACAACAGAGATCTTGAGGAATATGAGAATTCTCAAGCTTCAAGCTTGGGAAATGaagttcttatccaaaataatggaACTGAGGAAAACTGAGATAAGTTGGTTGTGGAAGATTGCTTATGTATCAGCTGCTGCAATTTTTATCTTCTCCTGTTCATCAATTTTTGTTGCAGTAGTTGCCTTTGGAGCTTGCATACTTTTGAGGATACCATTGGGAACAGGAAAGATTCTAACAGCACTTGCAACTTTTAGGACATTGCAAAATCCCATTTTTGCTATTCCAAATACAATCACAATGTTAGTTCAGACCAAAGTTTCTCTTGATAGAATATCATCATTCCTCTGCCTTGAGGATTTGCAACCAAATGTTGTAGAGAAGCTCCCACGAGGTAGCTCAGAGGTAGCTATCAAAGTTAGCAATGGTAATTTCGTGTGGGATACCTCCTCTAAAACTCCTACTCTGAAAGATCTAAATTTCCAAGTGTTGAAAGGAATGAGGGTCGCTGTTTGTGGAACTGTTGGTTCCGGTAAATCAAGCTTGCTGTCTTGCATTCTTGGTGAAGTCTCAAAAATTTCTGGAACTGTCAAGTTATGTGGTACAACAGCTTTTGTCTCCCAGTCACCGTGGATTCAAAGTGGTAGCATTCGAGACAATATAATTTTCGGAAAGGAAATGGACATAGACAAATATGACAGTGTCCTAGAAGCTTGTTCTTTGAAGAAGGATTTGGATATCATGCCTAATGGTGACCAGACAGTTATAGGAGAAAGAGGCATAAATCTTAGCGGAGGACAAAAGCAACGGGTACAAATTGCCCGTGCCATATACCATGATGCTGACGTTTATATGTTTGATGATCCATTCAGTGCTGTTGATGCCCACACAGGATCTCATCTCTTTAAG gaatgtttgcttggatttttatctTCAAAGACAGTGGTCTATGTCACACACCAGGTGGAGTTTTTACCTTCAGCTGACCTTATCCTG GTCATAAGAGATGGAAGGATTGTACAAGCAGGAAAGTACAATGAGATAATTAACTCAGGAACAGAGTTCAGGGAACTGGTTGGTTCTCATATGGAAGCTTTGGCTGCACATAACATGATAAAACATACTTCCAACACTTCAAGTGACTCTATTCAAGGTGGTCCTTCTGCCTCAAAATCTAGTGTACCTGTTCCTCAACAAGCAGAATTGAAGGATACAGAAAATGGTCCATCAGATGAAGTTAGGCCGAGGGGTCAacttgttcaagaagaagagagggagacaGGCAGAGTGGGGTTTCTGATTTATTGGAGGTATATTACAATGGCATATAAAGGGGCACTTGTTCCGTTAATATTATTTTCCCAAATTCTTTTTCAAGTCCTTCAGATATGTAGCAATTATTGGATGGCTTTGGAGTCTCCTCTGTCAGATGACTTAGAACCTCCTGTAAGTGGCACAATGCTTATATCTGTATATGTAGCATTGGTTGTTGGGAGCTCTGCTTGTATCCTCATAAGAACCCTACTTCTCGTAATTGCTGGATATAAGACTGCAACAATGCTATTTAATAAGATGCACATGTGCATTTTTCGTGCACCCATGTCATTCTTTGATTCCACCCCTACTGGgcgtattttgaataga GTGTCAGCTGATCAAGGTGGAGTAGATACAGGCATTTCTCTCCAAATTGAATTATTTGCATTCTCAATTATACATCTTCTGGGGATTATTTCAGTCATGTCACAGGTTGCATGGCCAGTTTTGGTCATCTTTATTCCTGTGGTTGCGACTTGTATTTGGTATCAG CAATACTACATATCTACTGCACGAGAACTATCAAGGTTGATTGGGGTTTGCAGAGCTCCTGTAATCCAACATTTTGCAGAATCAATGTCGGGATCAATTTCAGTTAGAAGCTTTGGTCAGGAAAAAGAGTTTGTGAACACTAACTATAATCTGACAAATGATCTCTCTCGACTTCAATTCCATAGTACAGGTGCTATGCAATGGCTTTGTTTTCGTCTCGATATGTTGTCATCCCTTACATTTGCCTTCTCTCTGATATTTCTGATCAGCATGCCAGAAGGTGTAATCGATCCTG GTATTGCTGGCCTTGCAGTGACATATGGGCTTAGTctgaatatgatacaaacatgggTCATCCGGAATCTGTGCCAGCTTGAAAATGGAATTATTTCTGTGGAGAGAATACTACAGTATACAAACATTCCTAGTGAACCACCTCTTGTCATAGATGAAAACAGACCTGATCATATCTGGCCATCAAAGGGGGAAATAGACCTTCTTAGCTTGCAG GTTCGTTATGGCCTCGACATGCCTTTTATTTTAAGGGGTCTCACTTGCACTCTTCCTGGAGGTAAAAAGATTGGAATTGTTGGAAGAACTGGAAGTGGCAAGTCCACCCTTATACAGACAATATTTCGTATTATTGATCCTACTGTTGGTCATATTTTCATCGATGGCATTGACATTTCAACAATAGGGCTGCATGACCTGAGATCCAGATTAAGCATTATCCCGCAAGATCCAATTATGTTTGAGGGAACTGTGCGTAGCAACCTAGACCCACTTGAAGAATATACAGATGAGCAGATATGGGAG GCACTGGATTGCTGTCAACTTGGAGAAGAGATTAGAAATAAGGAATTGAAGCTCGACTCTGAAG TAACTGAAAACGGTGAGAATTGGAGTGTAGGCCAGCGCCAGCTTGTCTGTTTAGGCAGGGTAATCTTGAGAAAAAGCAAGATACTGGTTCTGGATGAAGCAACTGCCTCAGTAGATACTACTACTGATATCATAATTCAGAAAACCCTAAGGCAGCAGTTCTCGGAATCAACAGTTATAACGATAGCTCATCGGATAACTTCTGTAATTGACAGTGATATTGTCATATTACTTGATAATG GAGTGATTGTTGAAATTGACAGTCCGACAAAATTGTTAGAAAACAAGTCATCCTTGTTTGCGAAGCTCGTCTCTGAATACACTAcaag ATTCTATGATGCATCTCGACAATGA